Proteins found in one Pontibacter sp. SGAir0037 genomic segment:
- a CDS encoding dicarboxylate/amino acid:cation symporter has protein sequence MKNLALHWQILIGMALGIAWGMFASSMGLVNFTTDWIKPFGTIFINLLKLIAVPLVLVSLITGVTSLSDVSKLSRIGSKTIGIYLFTTVLAVVIGLLLVNITEPGKAFSQEKREEFKEQFASTTSQRSSDAEQVQQQGPLQPLVDIVPANIFSSLTDNGRMLQVIFFALLFGIALIMIPIDKAAPVNAFFEGVNLVILKVVDIIMKAAPYGVFALLSGLVVEFAGDDPGAAVELLLVLGYYCIIVIIGLAIMIFIVYPALVVTIGKTRYLDFFKGIFPAQMLAFSTSSSAATLPVTMERCEHNLGINREITSFVLPLGATINMDGTSLYQAVAAVFIAQAYGMDLSLTTQIGIVLTATLASIGAAAVPGAGVVMLVIVLQQAGIPIEGIALILAPDRILDMLRTTVNITGDSTVAMMVARTEGQHVPVQHPD, from the coding sequence ATGAAAAATTTAGCTTTGCATTGGCAGATTCTGATAGGTATGGCCCTTGGTATCGCCTGGGGTATGTTTGCCAGTTCTATGGGCCTGGTAAACTTTACAACTGATTGGATTAAGCCTTTTGGCACTATTTTTATCAACCTCCTGAAACTGATAGCTGTTCCCCTTGTGCTTGTTTCTCTTATTACAGGCGTCACTAGCCTGAGCGACGTCAGCAAACTTTCCCGGATCGGCTCCAAAACAATTGGCATTTACTTATTTACCACTGTACTGGCAGTTGTTATTGGCCTGCTTCTGGTAAATATCACAGAACCAGGCAAAGCTTTTTCTCAGGAGAAGCGCGAAGAGTTTAAAGAGCAGTTTGCCTCTACCACCAGCCAGCGGTCCTCTGATGCTGAGCAGGTGCAACAGCAAGGTCCTTTGCAGCCTTTAGTCGATATTGTTCCTGCTAATATCTTCTCCTCGCTTACCGATAATGGAAGAATGCTACAGGTAATCTTCTTTGCCCTGCTGTTTGGTATCGCCCTGATCATGATACCCATAGATAAAGCAGCCCCGGTTAATGCGTTTTTTGAGGGCGTTAACCTGGTTATTCTGAAGGTAGTAGATATCATTATGAAAGCGGCTCCATACGGCGTATTTGCCCTGCTTTCCGGACTGGTGGTAGAATTTGCAGGAGACGATCCCGGTGCAGCAGTTGAGCTACTCCTTGTCTTGGGCTACTATTGCATTATTGTAATTATCGGACTGGCCATCATGATCTTTATAGTGTACCCTGCCTTGGTCGTAACGATAGGTAAAACCAGGTACCTTGACTTCTTTAAGGGAATTTTCCCGGCACAGATGCTGGCTTTTTCTACTTCCTCCAGTGCGGCCACTTTGCCTGTCACGATGGAGCGCTGTGAGCACAACCTGGGCATCAATCGTGAGATCACCAGCTTTGTACTTCCGTTAGGCGCTACAATTAACATGGATGGCACCAGCCTTTACCAGGCAGTGGCCGCTGTTTTTATAGCACAGGCTTATGGCATGGACCTGAGCCTGACAACGCAGATCGGCATTGTGTTAACGGCAACACTGGCTTCTATTGGTGCTGCTGCAGTGCCTGGGGCAGGAGTGGTTATGCTGGTAATTGTATTACAACAGGCCGGTATACCGATTGAAGGCATTGCCCTTATTCTGGCTCCTGACCGTATTTTAGACATGCTCCGTACTACGGTGAATATCACAGGCGACTCAACGGTGGCTATGATGGTGGCTCGCACAGAAGGCCAGCATGTTCCCGTTCAACATCCCGATTAA
- a CDS encoding DUF6252 family protein, whose product MFTNLLKKSILYVTMAAIAITSVSCSDSDNAEENPGPIINASVKAKINNAEVSFGGAAASVEDSELVFATSGGTATVGFIVPAVLGTYEYVANDDENEQGYYITYIKDGKIWISEFEGGHVKVTITKLDRAANKVSGTFSGTVLSLEDDMAVTITNGTFTDVALIKD is encoded by the coding sequence ATGTTTACCAATCTTCTAAAAAAGAGCATTCTTTATGTAACAATGGCTGCCATAGCCATCACCTCTGTAAGCTGCAGCGACAGCGATAATGCAGAGGAGAATCCGGGACCGATTATCAATGCAAGTGTAAAGGCTAAGATTAATAATGCAGAAGTATCGTTTGGCGGTGCCGCTGCTTCTGTGGAGGACAGTGAATTGGTTTTTGCTACCAGTGGAGGTACTGCTACAGTCGGTTTTATAGTACCGGCTGTGTTAGGAACCTATGAGTACGTTGCCAACGATGATGAGAATGAGCAGGGATACTATATAACGTACATAAAAGACGGGAAAATCTGGATAAGCGAGTTTGAAGGCGGCCATGTAAAAGTAACTATTACAAAGCTGGATAGAGCTGCCAATAAAGTGTCAGGCACATTCTCCGGAACGGTTTTATCACTTGAAGATGACATGGCTGTTACTATTACCAACGGCACTTTCACAGACGTAGCGCTGATAAAAGACTAG